One Microbacterium sp. W4I20 DNA window includes the following coding sequences:
- a CDS encoding amino acid ABC transporter ATP-binding protein produces the protein MSKIDVQNLHKSFGSNEVLKGIDLTVEDGEVVAVIGPSGSGKSTLLRCLNKLEEPTSGKVVIDGVDLTDKSVKLDEVRQRIGMVFQHFNLFPHMTVVENITLAPIELGRLSKAKARERALALLERVGLTEKADAKPASLSGGQKQRVAIARALAMDPEIMLFDEATSALDPEMVGEVLQVIRDLASGGMTMVLVTHEMGFAREVSGRTVFMDGGVVVEEAPPAELFGAPKNERLKDFLSKVL, from the coding sequence ATGAGCAAGATCGACGTGCAGAACCTGCACAAGTCCTTCGGCAGCAACGAGGTGCTCAAGGGCATCGACCTCACGGTGGAGGACGGCGAGGTCGTCGCGGTCATCGGTCCCTCGGGATCCGGCAAGTCGACCCTGCTGCGCTGCCTCAACAAGCTCGAGGAGCCCACCTCGGGCAAGGTCGTCATCGACGGCGTCGACCTCACCGACAAGAGTGTGAAGCTCGACGAGGTGCGCCAGCGCATCGGCATGGTGTTCCAGCACTTCAACCTCTTCCCGCACATGACGGTGGTCGAGAACATCACGCTCGCGCCGATCGAGCTCGGGCGCCTGTCGAAGGCCAAGGCGCGGGAGCGGGCGCTGGCGCTGCTCGAGCGCGTCGGGCTCACGGAGAAGGCCGATGCGAAGCCGGCATCCCTCTCCGGTGGTCAGAAGCAGCGCGTGGCGATCGCCCGTGCACTCGCGATGGACCCCGAGATCATGCTCTTCGACGAGGCCACCAGCGCGCTCGACCCCGAGATGGTCGGCGAGGTGCTGCAGGTCATCCGCGACCTCGCCTCCGGCGGCATGACGATGGTGCTGGTGACGCACGAGATGGGCTTCGCCCGCGAGGTCTCGGGTCGCACGGTCTTCATGGACGGCGGCGTCGTGGTGGAGGAGGCTCCGCCCGCCGAGCTGTTCGGTGCCCCGAAGAACGAGCGCCTGAAGGACTTCCTCTCGAAGGTGCTCTGA